The region CTCTTCATTCTATTTCCGGTTGCAAAAGTATAGCTTTTTCTTGAAATACGTGACGTTTTAATAGAATTTTAACTTATAAAAGTTGCAAAAAGTAGTAAAATCATAGTTTTTAGGTATGAATAAGCGGAGATTTGTAAGGTATCTGCTGCAAGAGCCTTACAGTTTCGTTATTTTGTTGCGAAACATCATACTTCCCCTTTCCGATACCTCCCGATGTGCTTTGAATTACGTCCTGACGTAGCTTTTGCTGCGTCCCGACGTCTCTGGCTCTGCGTCGGGACGTATGACATGCTACGTCGGGACGTAATTTTATGGAACTCTATTACAATAATCCCGCCCTTCGCACGTTATTAATATATTAATTTAATTAGGAGAAAAAGAAAATGATAGAATATATTCATGGCGATCTGACAGAACTGACACCTGCGCTGGCTGTTGTTGAGACAGCGGGAGTGGGCTACGGACTCAATATATCGCTCAATACATATACTGCCATTCAGGGTAAACAGGAAGTGAAACTCTATGTTCACGAAGTGCTGGTGGCTGGTGGAAGAGATGACTCTTTCACCCTTTTCGGCTTTGCTACCAAACAGGAACGTGAACTCTACCGCCTCCTCATCACCGTTTCAGGAGTAGGCGGAAATACAGCCCGTATGATTCTCTCTTCACTCTCGCCACGCGAACTCTGTGAAATCATCTCTACAGGTAACGACAAGGTGCTGAAAACCGTGAAGGGTATTGGACTGAAGACAGCACAGCGAATCATCATCGACCTGAAAGATAAAATCGTGAGCCTCGGCATCGCTGACGAACTGCCAGCCAGCGGAGGCAATGTGGTGATGGTAAACAATGACGTAAAGGATGAGGCGGTAAGCGCCCTCAC is a window of Segatella copri DNA encoding:
- the ruvA gene encoding Holliday junction branch migration protein RuvA, which gives rise to MIEYIHGDLTELTPALAVVETAGVGYGLNISLNTYTAIQGKQEVKLYVHEVLVAGGRDDSFTLFGFATKQERELYRLLITVSGVGGNTARMILSSLSPRELCEIISTGNDKVLKTVKGIGLKTAQRIIIDLKDKIVSLGIADELPASGGNVVMVNNDVKDEAVSALTMLGFSPAPSAKVVVDILKSQPDLPVEQVVKLALKQIK